In the Colius striatus isolate bColStr4 chromosome 3, bColStr4.1.hap1, whole genome shotgun sequence genome, ACCATATGCAGATGTACTCTGAGCAACCTGCACTCCTCTGTCTCCTTTGTGTGGAGTTCTGACTTCCACCTTACAAAAGGTAGATCTCAGAACTGGCTACAGATataaaaagggagagaaaccACTCGGGTGCCTTGCCCCTGTTCATACGAGGACCAATGCAAGACATGATACCAGCTAAACAACCGTAAGAGTAGGGGCTGGGGGGGAGAGGAGTTGTGGTGGTAGCTcatttggtttttctttttaacagattAAGTAATCCCTCTGAGGAAGTAAGAGTCTTGGAGGCATTTTCAAATCTGCCAAATCCTTTGTGGAATTGACAACTGCAAAATACACCGCAGACAGCAAACATGCTGGCAATATGAAAACCTTAGCTCCTTGGTGAAGGAGAGTCCTGTTTTTAGCCAAGGAAGTCCTAAAATAACTTATGTATAGTTACCATTTATAGTTAAGGCTCTTTTTGGAAATTGTAGATCACCATAAAAACAGTATGCAACACAACTTGACGGTAAGGCAGTGTTCCATTTCTTCAGTGTTCCTATGGCAAGTACCCATTTTTGTacaagttaatgattgcacagTTTCCTTCCCTATGTTTGCTGTAGTCAAATTACAGATATGAAGGCCAACAGTAGACATCAGACGAGTGCCACTTTCCTCACTCCACTCTCAGCTACATTTTGGCATTAGCATAGAGTTCATCTATCTGTGACTGGAAATGTTTCCGCAGTTCTGGTCTCTTCGCCTTCAGTGTTGGTGTCAGCAGGCCGTTTTCAATAGAAAACATTTCCGTGTGCAAGAAGATGTCTTTGACCTGGAAAGGAAACAGTTACTAGCCAAGCTGCATCCCTTCAGGcacagttattaaaaaaattgccCAGCCATCCTAAGGAAGCCCATCACATTAAAACATTTCCAGATGCAACTTACAAGCAGTTTCTGGAGTCAGATCGTATCGCTGTCGGTAAGTTTAAAGAAGTAGGTGTTGGTTCTCACAAGCATCTTACCTGTTCAAATGACTTCAAACCTGATTCTTTCCCAATCCTCAACATGTCTTCTAGAATGTGGTTTTTGAGGGCCTGTGGATACAGGAATACATCATATAGCTTGAAGAAGTTGATGTAGAAGAGCTAATTGCTAATAGTTAGCTATGACTCACCTTGTTTTTGCATAGCTCTTCATATGAGCCTTCAAATCCCTTTTTCTTGGCCCAGCTGCGCAAAGTCTCAGGGTCAGGTACCACAATAGCTACTAAGAAGGCCtaaaaaggaatttttaaaagaagaaaaaagaaaagaagttaaCAAAGCCAACACTTCAATTCATGCACATCTCTTGCTAGTCAGTGTTAGGTTTCAGAGAGCACAGCTGATCCTACTATAAAGCCATCAGCTTTCTGTTAGTTGAACAAAAGGAGTGCAGTTCAGGAGTTTGTACTTGAGAATTACTCTGCTTAAgaccctgtcatggtttaactccagccagaactaagcaccatgcagccagtTGCTCACTCCTTGCCCCATTCCAAGGAAGAAAATTGataaaagtaaaactcatgggctGGGTTTAATAACTAAATAGTTAATAACAGtttaataacaaaaatgaaataaaatatgacaacaataataaaatacataatGAAATGGAATATAAACTAAGATAAATAAAAACCCAAGGCAGACAAGCAATACCCactgcaattgctcaccacccccTGATGCCAGAGTAGTGATCTGCCTGTACCTGCCAGCTCCCTCATTCATATACTGGGCATAACCTCCTGTGGTATGGaacagccctttggctagttcaagtcagctgtcctggccatgctcccacccagcttcttgtgcaccagctcgctggcagagcatgggaaactgaagaGTGCTCAACTTAGGATAAGGAATatttagcaacaactaaacatcagtgtgttatcaacattattctcacactaaatccaaaacacagccctgcaccagctactgggaagaaagttaactctcccagctgaaatcaggacaGATCTCTTACACTTGGCCAAAGTCTAGACACCTTGGGGTGGgatatttttgttgtgtttggtGTTCTCCCCTACCCCTCCCCTCTTAGCAACTGATCTACAGCTATTAACACTCAAATTAATCCAGCTCTACTTCCTGGTCTGAACTAAATCCAGAAACATACTGTATAACTCCTGGAGTCCAAAGTACATCCAGAACCAAAATATTGTAATGTTAAACAAGATTAAGATTTCAGCCCCAAAGTTTAGGGTAGAGGGAGGAAAGTAAGATCCTTTTCTGCAGTTTCCTCTTGCATTCCTTTTAATTACCTGAAGAACACTTACCTGCAAGCTCTCTCCATGGACAAACACCTGAGCAAGTGCTTCACATCTCAGATagacattttctattttctctggTGCTATGTACTCTCCCTGGGCTAGTTTGAAGATGTGTTTTTTCCGGTCAATGATCTTCAGTGTACCATTCTGTGGACAAAAATAACTTCTGCTCAGAAGAGGCACTTCAAGTGAAAAAGCAATCTACACAGCTTAAGCACACCATGCTAGCCCAGTAAAATAGTGCTAGGGCCAGAGTACTGTCACACCAATGTTAGAAGAAAACAGGCTCTACACCCATCTAACCTAAGCCAGGGAAAGCCTCAGGATTGGCACTTGGTAATACTTTTTTAGCTCCAGGCTCACAGATTTGTCTACAACAATAATTATCCTTTTCCTAAAATTACTTGTTATTCCACCCAATTCACTGTGTTCCAATaccaaatattttctattttagatGTTAAATCACTGCTAATAGctacagaaatgcatttcagcTGTGTAAGTTAACTTACTGGTAGCCATTTCCCAATATCTCCTGTATGAAGCCAGCCATCTTTGTCCAgagcttctgctgttttttcCGGATCTTTCAAATAGCCACGGAATACAGTTGGCCCTTTTACACACACCTGAAGGTAGCACACGTTAACAAATGGCTGTTATGAAGGGAAGCTGTTGTTACAGAAATATTAATCCAGAAATACTATCCCCCCAGCCTGGCAAGATGTTTGCTTCAGCTTTGACAACCAGCATTGTGCTAAAGCTAGTGATGAAAAAGCCATATAGAAGGGAGAGAAGACTTTATTAACAGTTATAAACACCTAAAGGccaggtgtcaagaggatgaggccagtctcTTTCCTCTAGTGTTACAGAaaaaggggtaacaggcacaagttggaacagaggaagttccacttgaccatgaggagaaacttcttccctgtgagggtgttggagccctgtcacaggctgtccagagaagctgtaaagtctccttctctggaggttttcagaacctgcctggacgcgttcctgcaCAATCAAGGagaagctgctttggcaggggggttggactggattatctctagaggtcccttccaacctccaccattcttGTGATACTCTGACTCTAGAACAAATCTAAAAGAATGGGAtagaaaatgcagttttaagGTAAGGCCAATATCAATATGGACTAATACAATACTAGGCCAGCTACTAGTCTAGGGGATTGGTACAATTCTAAATGGGCAAGAAACTGCCTGAAGATTCTTCAGGCACTAATACCAATTCTCAGATGAGAAGAAATTACTAATGTAGTTCATAGACCACTTATAAAAATCTCATGCCAAGTATTTTCTGCCTAGGTAAGCACTGACCACATCAGCATGCTGGTGAACAACACAATGAACAGGAGACATCGACAGGAGGGAGATCAGAGTATCAGTGGAGGTCCTGATGACCTTGTAGAGACAGCACCAAACTTGTGACCAAACCAAGGTCACGTTTTAAAAACCAGGTCATTTCTGCTGTAAAATGGAGCTTATAGGAAGGATGAATAGATGAGAACTGAGTCTCAGTGAAGTCAAAGGCTGACTGACCAAACGTTTTTCTCATGGCTCCTACAATCACAGGACAACAGCAGATAACTGCTTTTCCCAGTGGAGACAGCAAACAATTTATCTGTATCCTGACCAAGACCTCATCTGCATATGAGCATATATAACTGTTCACAAGTTTGCCATTCTTGAACATGGATAACTACAAGAGTGAAAGCAATGCTGACAGAAAGGAGAATATCAAAAGCTTACTCAGAAAGGAGGACTAGGAATGTCTAATTCACCAAGAGCAGACAGACAATGAGGAGGCAGATCTATTTTAGGCAATGGATAATGAGAGccaagcaaaacaaattaaaacacttGTAAAATTCAGAGTAGTTCACACTGAGGAAGTCAGGACTGAAAGACTATGATGGTACCTGACATATTAAGAGGCTACTGTATTTATTCAAGTGCCAAGTACCTCCTAATGCAGCACACTCTCAGGAAGTGCaagcaaaacattttacaagtgaggtttttttttttttttaaatcctactTGTTTCTCTTCAGAATTCATCCTTAGTCTCTCTAGCAGACCAAGCTTTAAAACCATATTTAAAgtgaagcagaaaatgctgttgCAGACAAAACACAAGGTCatatgcaaaacaaaagaatcTTGACATTTCTTTCCACTTGCATTTTCCCACCGTTAAGCCCAAGTAGATCCTTAAGTATTTCTGGGAATGAAAGCCCAATGATTCATCTCTAGTCACACACAAattacaagcaaaacaaaagattaTTTATTGTTTGCAGTCACAAATCAGTTATTTGCTTAAGCTACcttttatttatccttttctcACCCTTCAAGTGCCCCCAAGGCCTCTTGAAAGCATATGAAACAACAGTTGCTTTCAGGGCTTGGAAAAAATAAGTTACTACATCTGAACATCTGTTCAGAGAGCTGTGTTTTAgctggggcaaaaaaaaaaagatattgagAAGGACAGCATATAGCATTACATCACAAAGTTGAGTCTTCAAAGTGCAATTTGTAAGACAAACGTTCGTGTTGTGCATGCTGCTGAAATACATTAAGAAGAATGCACAGGCAGTTGTCACAAATCATTAGCAGCTTCCATGGCATTTTAGTCCATTCCTCTCAAGTGGTCCAGCCACTTTAAGTTACCTCATCTCACACATCACAAGCTGGGTAACAAGCTCCCTGCATCAGCAGTTCTCCAGTATTTGGTAGTGGGAGTTGAGGGGAAGCCCTCTACTAGCTTTTTACTAGAGGATAAATGCAGTGTGAATGAGAGAACTTCTCAGCCATCCCTGAACTGGAAGATGGCATGTTGGTCATACAACAATAAATACATAGTAATCTGTTATCCCACAGTACAttactttttcccctccaggacactttctgttctgcttctgctgacatTAGATGCAGGCCTTTAGATAGCAGGGCATGTTGAGCACTTTTACTAAGCTCAGTTAAACAAAATCAAGATTTCACAAGAGGCTCATATTAATCTTCTGAAATTACTTACCTCACCCTCTCCTTTGGCAGCCAAGTAATTCATTTCTTGTACATCAACAAGTTTTATCATACTGCATGGCATGGGTGCTCCAACATGACCTATGAAATAGAGTAACACTCAATAGCCTGAACAGCTTTTTGACAGGTTCTCAAAAACAATAACCTGGTTACATGCCAAAGTAGAAAAGATTGAAAACTGATTTCTGGTAATTTATTACCCCAACACTGGTACAGCAATAGTGTACATAGTGTACATTTGCTGTGACTGAAACCTGAAATTCTCCAGCACCTCTAGGATGTTACAGGCTGAACCATGTATGcaggctgcttttttcttttaaggatcCTCACTCTATGGACATATTTAAGTTGCAAAAGTCCCATTACAGTTTGAATTATCAGTAATTTTTCCAGTTAAAGAGCTAGAATTGTAACtgaggaggactggctgattccccagaaggctgtgctgccattcagcaagatcttgactggcttgagagttgggcagagaggaacctcatgagtttcaacaagggcaagggcagagtcctgcacctcaggaggaacaaccccatgcaccagtacaggctggggactgacatgctggggagcagctctgcagagagacacctgggagtcctggttgataataaactaaccatgagccagcaatgtgccctcgtggccaagaaggccaatggcatcctgggatgcatcaagaagagtgtggccagcaggttaagggaggttctcctccccctctactctgccctgctgaggcctcatctggagtcctgtgtccagttctgggcatcCCAGCTcaaaagagacagggaacttctggagagagtccagtgcagggccaccaagatgatcaggagactggagcaacatccttatgaggaaaggctgtgggatctggccctgtttagtctggagaagaggagactgagcagggACCTCACTaatacatctttcaaatacttgaaaGTATGTCAaagggatggggcaacactttttgcTGTGGTGTCCAGTAACAgaactaggggtaatggacaaaagctggaacacaagaagttccacttaaggaaaaacttgtaagggtgagggagcaatggaacaggctgcacagggagggtatggagtttccttctctggaggccttcaaaacccacctggacatgttcctgtgcaaccagatctaggtggacctgctttggcaggggagttggactagatgatctttagaggtcccttccaatccctacaaTTCTGTGGTAACTGCTGACAAATGCAGACTGTTTGTTttaacacaaagaaacaaacaatgCTATTTGGATTTCCAGCACTTTATTTATACACAGTAGGTTCCTATTCTGTAAAAGTTAAGAGTTGATACTATGACCTCCCTACTCCTAAATCTACTTCAACTTAtagaaaaaagtcttttaaagaTTTGATTTACTGAACATTCCCAGATATGTAGGGGTGGAAACTTGAAGGGAAcccttcaaaacattttttactttgcttGAAGAAAGAGTCTTATGCTTCATAACCGGTGTACTGAAGACTAAGTGATGTGAAAAGGAACCTCTAGCATCCTGAAATTTAAGGCAGGCAGACTGTTATACACCATACCTGCTGTCCAGTCACCAGGCAGTGACAGTGAGCATCCAGCTGTGCATTCAGTCTGTCCATAACCTTCATAGAACTAGGACATGAAAGCAAAAGATCATTCAAGATTCTTACTTTTCAACATATAGTTTATTCATGAACGTTAAATAAatactttgcttctttttttagttAAATTTTGTTTAGCAAAATCCCCAGCATCTTCTAAAAACATCATTGTATTATATGCAATTTTAAGTGCTGATATTCCACCTTCAGTTCCAATATATACTCAGTTTCACATGCTAGGTGACACCTGCCTAGATTGAAACAGAAAGCCACAGagcaagaaactgaagaaaaatggcACTAGGAGCTTCTTCATTCACATCTTAAGGACAGGTTTGTCCAAGACATCCAGGAATGGAATTCCTATACTCACAGCTCTGTAATTACTATATACAAgagtcttcctttttctgtgaaGAACACATTGCTACACCAGCACACTACTAAAGAATCTCAAGAAGTCACAAAAGCCTCACATTTTAGAgggttttctttccttgaaattTATTTTACCCCATCTGTCCCATCGTTATTCATACACAACGTGTGCAATCCGATTCTCATCAGTCTCATCTTGGAAGCAACAACACTACAGTATCGTCACACTGATTAGATTATCTGTAGTAGTTACAACTACTTCTGCAAGCAAGACAAGTCCCAGAAATTTAATCCAAGAACATTAATTACTGCTTacagcagcatccccctcccAATCATTCCCTTAAGACAGTCGAGTCAGTCTCAGGGGACTGAGAAAGGAATAAGCACTTGTGTAGTCTCCAAGAACACCAGAAAGTTATCCATATAATCAGAATATTAGAAATGCtctaaaaaagatgaaaatgggtttttaaaatctttgttcTATGATTAAGGCCTAGAAACTCACCTGACAACCAAGAGCTGTTCTCAGGAACGTCAGTACACTTGCAGATACAGGTGCTGCTCCTGTAACCATCAGCTTTACTTTTCCTCCCAAACTTGCCTACAACAGACACAAGATACTGTGGACACCAAAAGCATTTTAGAGGTATTTCCAGAGTTTCTTTCCATCCCACCATCAGCCACTATTCACCCACAAATGTTAGAAATTAAGCTTTAATCTCTTATCAAAAGCTGCCTTTCTTGCAGTATTCTTAATGTCATCGATGGCATCTCAAACACAAGTATTTATAAACACTATGCTGCAGTGTGTCTGCAATGTAGACTCTGCCAGAAGTTTGAAGAACTTAAGTTAAGGTCTTAGAGCTATAGCTCTATTTTAAACTGCCTTGTATCAGCTTCTTATACATCCTGAATGCTATAAAAAGCAGCCACAGGGGCATTTGTACAACCAAGGTTAAAGCCATAGCAAGTGAGTGCCAGACGTAATAGCAAGCATAACTTACTAGTGACCAACAGTGAGGAGACACTAATGGCTGAAGTGGTACCATGTCATGTTTAGCATTCCTCCTTCAGAAGGACAGTGTTTGCCTTCAAAATGGTAAGGGAAGAGGCACTCTAATTTTGGACTAACTTTTAGAGTAACTTCCCTAATAGAATCAGATGATACTATTAGAACAAAGGGAATTGAAAAACATTAAGTTGGAAATAAAAAGACAGCTTTGACTTTTATCCTGAGTAGTCAGGTAGTCCTATCAGATTATAACCATTCATGTGAAATTCAGCAGTTGCAAACTTAGGCTCAGAGGCTCTCAAACGTACCTGTATTTTGCGGAAGATGACTTTATCCCAGAAACTGTTATTTCTAATTATACCACTTCTGAGTTCTGCTTCTTTCCTCTTGGAGGCAAAATCCAGCATCCACCTCTTTAATGAAGTATCTGCCTGTCCAAAGATCTATCAAGAAAGATGATTAGAAACTTCACAGACTACCATTCCCTTTTTCCTCAAAGAAGCATGCATAGAGACTCttaacactgaaaataaagtaaattaaACAACCTCTACTGGTAGGCATCTTAGTTTCAGTAAGAAATACTTGTGGATTTTGATTTTGGCCTCTACCTCAGCTCAAGAGATAGCCACCAAAATTAGCCCTTAACTAATTCTTGCTTTCCATCAGACTGGTGTGATACTGTTTCAATGTACAAGTTTattaaaatgaatgcaaaatgaGACGTTTTACTTTCCTATTCCAGTAGGATCAAAATTCAAATTGATTGTAAGCCTCAGCACTTTTCCAAAAGTACAGCATCATAACATGTAAAGTAACACAGGGTTTTCTGTGAACATGCAGGTCCCTTCACAAATACTAAATGGAAAACTATCTTGCACATATGAACTCGCTTTTTAGATCAGTTTCCAAAGGCTTCTTCTAGTTGTTCTCAGGAAGCCACAGAGCAGAATCATCAGCAGACCAGATTAATATATTcacttggaaagagaaagacCCAGCAGCTCTTTAGCATTACAGTCCCCCAGCCATTCCAATTTTCCACTTGTTAACTTCACATGCTAGGTtactgcagggctgggagaggttGAAACAATGCCATAGAAGTGTGAAAGCTTCAAGGCACCCTGAGACACCAGAGTTAACAGGCAATAGGACATCATAAAAGAAGAGAGTCCCAAGCTTTGGCTCTGCTTCTCAAATTCCAGCACAGAACGCATACACACAATGAGGGGCTACACTTTAAGCACTACGGGCTGCTCTTGGGATTTCCTCCCCTCCAAACAGGTCCAAGTTACACTGTTTGTTCCTGGGGCCAAACAGAACCTTGTAGTACTTGCTGTTTCTCTAGTGTCATGATTAGAACACCGTACTAGCTAAtacagcagaggcagctctgccatTTCTTTAGCAATCACAGGACTTCTTGTATCCTTCAGCTCCTCTGGCTGTATACCAAGAAGAGACAGTCATCCATATGAAAAAGAATGATTTAAGAATCTTAAGTCTAAGAAAGAGAGTCTACTTCTGACTTCCCATCTCAGATGAGCCTGAGTAGGCAAGCAGCTAGCAGAGGAGAGATCAGGGCTGCTGACACACCCTCTCTCCAACACTCCTGACTGGCTGGTTTATAGTTATCCCTGTGAGAACACGCTGGCTGCTGTGTAGGAAACTTGTAAGCATCCACACAAACATCAGCAAACACCTGACCATGGTTTGCAAATTCCACTCAGCGAGTCAGGTGCCAAAAGCATGGCATGCAGATGCTAAGCCCCATGTTCATGTTGTAGACTGGACTTAAATAACATGTTCAGAGAACAACAGTAAGTTGTTAATCAAGTTAGAGAGAACCTAGTTCCCTAGTCAGACTTTTCAACAACTAGTATTTGCTGCCTGAAAGTGTTTTAATATAGCTACTTCTACTCCCTGCACTTCCAGCTCAGAGATACACAAAATTGTTAGCATGCTGCTTTAACATCCCAGAGCACAACAGTTACTCCTGTGAGCAGCACAAGCTTCCTAAAGTCTCTTAAAACACTGCACAGAGGTCTAGAGTCATGCCTGTAGACTTACCTTGTCAAACATTCTGTTCAACAGTCTTGGTACTACAGGAAATACAGTTGGCTGCAGTGTTTTTAGGTCATCCATAAGTAGTCTGATATCCCCTTGAAAGAATCCTATCCGACCTCCATGGCACAGAACCACACACTGTTGTTGGGAAAAAAGTAAACACTCTGAAAACACAGGATGTATAGTGTGTTCTAGCTGGATACAGAATCACAAGCAGAGCAAACTGCAAGATCCATCTTAAATGCTCTCAGCTTCCGGACTAGCTTCTGCAGCACTCACACTGTATGATGTGACTAGAAAGACCAAGCAGCAAGACACAGTGTAGACAGATTAAGGACTTTGTCAGAGTATTGATACAGCAAGCTTCTAACCAAAAAGGGCAGTTGGACAAATAAGGCAATTCCAGTGACTCAGAGGCAGCTAAAGATTGAAAAGCAGAACTTCTTGATTTTAGATATTTAACAAGCTCATTCAAAAATACTAGACATCTGTTTGTTCCCTGCTATATAGTAAGAAATTCTGTATTTAAAGTCACCACATTGGTTGTGGTTCATCAGGGATTTCTGCCCTTGATTTCCATCCTCTTGCACTGTTTGTACTTCCTGTTTCCCAGGACTGATGTGTGCAGAGGATTTGTTAAGTGATGAAGATGCTCTTTAGAAGATTCTAGCAGAGCCACTGCTTATTTCTGCATCACTACAGACCTATACCAGGGAAAGCTGACTTAATGTtattgtgttctatgttctgagGAGCGTTCCACTCCTCACACCTACACAGTCCTTTTCCTCCTATT is a window encoding:
- the ACSL1 gene encoding long-chain-fatty-acid--CoA ligase 1, with amino-acid sequence MQAHELFRHLRMPELGDVRQYVRTLPTNTLMGFGAFAALTTYWYATRPKALKPPCDLAMQSVEVEGGEHARRSSLLKSDELLIYYYDDVRTAYDIFQRGLQVSNNGPCLGVRKPNQPYEWISYKEASDRAECVGSALLHRGFKPSHIQYIGIFSQNRPEWVIIEQGCYAFSMVVVPLYDTLGTEAITYIVNKADLSLVFCDKPDKAKLLLTSVEKGETPILNTIVIMESFGTDLVERGKKCGVEIFSMKQIEDLGRAHRQKPMPPKPEDLAIICFTSGTTGNPKGAMITHQNIVSNTSAFVKTTENTYMPSPDDVLISFLPLAHMFERIVECVVLCHGGRIGFFQGDIRLLMDDLKTLQPTVFPVVPRLLNRMFDKIFGQADTSLKRWMLDFASKRKEAELRSGIIRNNSFWDKVIFRKIQASLGGKVKLMVTGAAPVSASVLTFLRTALGCQFYEGYGQTECTAGCSLSLPGDWTAGHVGAPMPCSMIKLVDVQEMNYLAAKGEGEVCVKGPTVFRGYLKDPEKTAEALDKDGWLHTGDIGKWLPNGTLKIIDRKKHIFKLAQGEYIAPEKIENVYLRCEALAQVFVHGESLQAFLVAIVVPDPETLRSWAKKKGFEGSYEELCKNKALKNHILEDMLRIGKESGLKSFEQVKDIFLHTEMFSIENGLLTPTLKAKRPELRKHFQSQIDELYANAKM